A single window of Lathamus discolor isolate bLatDis1 chromosome 20, bLatDis1.hap1, whole genome shotgun sequence DNA harbors:
- the FBXL20 gene encoding F-box/LRR-repeat protein 20 isoform X2 yields the protein MLMFSNNDEAVINKKLPKELLLRIFSFLDVVTLCRCAQVSRAWNVLALDGSNWQRIDLFDFQRDIEGRVVENISKRCGGFLRKLSLRGCLGVGDNALRTFAQNCRNIEVLNLNGCTKITDATCTSLSKFCSKLRHLDLASCTSITNLSLKALSEGCPLLEQLNISWCDQVTKDGIQALVRGCGGLKALFLKGCTQLEDEALKYIGAHCPELVTLNLQTCLQITDDGLITICRGCHKLQSLCASGCSNITDAILNALGQNCPRLRILEVARCSQLTDVGFTTLARNCHELEKMDLEECVQITDSTLIQLSIHCPRLQVLSLSHCELITDDGIRHLGNGACAHDRLEVIELDNCPLITDASLEHLKSCHSLERIELYDCQQITRAGIKRLRTHLPNIRVHAYFAPVTPPPSVGGSRQRFCRCCIIL from the exons GCATGGAATGTTCTGGCCCTGGATGGCAGCAACTGGCAGCGAATTGACCTGTTTGATTTCCAGAGGGATATTGAG GGCCGGGTGGTTGAGAACATCTCCAAGAGATGTGGGGGTTTCCTGCGGAAGCTCAGCCTGCGCGGCTGCCTGGGAGTGGGAGACAACGCATTGAG AACATTTGCCCAGAACTGCAGAAACATCGAAGTCCTGAACCTGAACGGCTGCACCAAGATCACCGACGC GACGTGTACCAGTCTCAGCAAGTTCTGCTCGAAACTCAGGCACCTTGACTTGGCTTCCTGCACTTCCATAACCAACCTGTCCCTGAAAGCACTCAG CGAGGGTTGCCCGTTGCTGGAACAGCTGAACATCTCCTGGTGTGACCAAGTGACCAAGGATGGCATCCAGGCCCTGGTGAGAGGCTGCGGAGGACTCAAAGCCCTGTTCCTGAAAGGCTGCACACAG CTCGAGGACGAAGCTCTGAAGTACATTGGTGCCCATTGTCCTGAACTGGTCACTTTAAACCTTCAAACGTGCTTA CAAATAACAGATGATGGTCTCATTACAATATGCAGAGGATGCCACAAGTTGCAATCCTTGTGTGCTTCAGGCTGCTCTAACATTACAGATGCCATCCTGAACGCCCTGGGACAGAACTGCCCAAGGCTTAG AATATTAGAAGTCGCGAGGTGCTCCCAGCTAACAGATGTGGGCTTTACCACCCTAGCTAGG AACTGCCACGAGCTTGAAAAGATGGACCTGGAAGAGTGCGTCCAG aTAACAGACAGCACGCTAATCCAGCTTTCCATACACTGTCCACGGCTTCAGGTTCTG AGCTTGTCCCACTGCGAGCTCATCACGGACGATGGGATCCGGCACTTGGGCAACGGCGCCTGCGCCCACGACCGCTTGGAAGTGATCGAGCTGGACAACTGCCCCTTGATCACGGACGCCTCCCTGGAGCACCTGAAGAGCTGCCACAGCTTGGAGAGGATAGAGCTGTACGACTGCCAGCAGATCACCCGCGCCGGCATCAAGAGACTcagg ACCCATTTACCCAACATTAGAGTCCACGCTTACTTCGCTCCTGTGACTCCACCTCCCTCGGTGGGAGGCAGCAGGCAGCGCTTCTGCAGATGCTGCATCATCCTATGA